One genomic region from Spirulina subsalsa PCC 9445 encodes:
- the metH gene encoding methionine synthase has translation MKSAFLDRLNSPERPVLVFDGAMGTNLQVQNLTAEDFGGAQYEGCNEYLVQTKPEAVEKVHRGFLEAGADVIETDTFGGTPLVLGEYDLAHCAYDLNRKAAELGKRLTQEYSTPEKPRFVAGSIGPGTKLPTLGHIDFDSLREAYIEQIRGLYDGGVDLLLVETCQDVLQIKAALNAIEAVFAEKGERLPLMVSVTMEVMGTMLVGTEMAAALAILEPYPIDILGLNCATGPEQMKEHIKYLAENSPFIVSCVPNAGLPENVGGQAHYRLTPMELRMALMHFVEDLGVQIIGGCCGTRPEHIQQLAEMAQGLTPKERRPHYEPSAASIYSTQPYIQDNSFLIVGERLNASGSKKCRTLLDEEDWDGLISLAKAQVKEGAHILDVNVDYVGRDGERDMRELASRLVNNVTLPLMLDSTEWQKMEAGLKVAGGKCILNSTNYEDGEPRFYQVLDLAKRYGAGVVVGTIDEEGMARTADQKFAIAKRAYDSALAYGIPPHELFFDPLALPISTGIEEDRENGKATIISIEKIRQELPHCHILLGVSNISFGLNPAARQVLNSVFLHEAMQVGLDAAIVSASKILPLAKIDPEHQEVCRDLIYDRRKFEGDVCVYDPLTKLTDLFAGKKASKGEAVDVNLPIEERLKRHIIDGERLGLEPALEEALQQYPPLDIINVFLLDGMKVVGELFGSGQMQLPFVLQSAQTMKAAVAYLEPFMEKEEGESNAKGTFIIATVKGDVHDIGKNLVDIILTNNGYKVINLGIKQPVENILQAYEEHKADCIAMSGLLVKSTAFMKDNLEVFNERGITVPVILGGAALTPKFVYEDCKNTYNGKVVYGKDAFSDLHFMDKLMPAKKAGGWDDLQGFLADFAAENQVFQGRNEGKEDGGDSSNGKVKKDESVVIDTRRSEAVAVEIDRPTPPFWGTRLLQPSELSLEEIFWYLDLQALFVGQWQFRKPKDQSREEYDEFLAAKVHPILADWKAKILKENLLHPTVIYGYFPCQSAGNTLSIYDPNNPEGKQEVAAFEFPRQRSGRRLCIADFFAPKDSGIIDVFPMQAVTMGNVATEYAKTLFEGDDYTNYLYYHGMAVQTAEALAEWTHAKIRRELGFGDLEPDNIRDILQQRYQGSRYSFGYPACPNIQDQYKQLTLLGCDRIGLYMDESEQLYPEQSTTAIITYHPVAKYFSA, from the coding sequence ATGAAGAGTGCTTTTCTCGATCGTCTCAATAGTCCGGAACGTCCTGTCCTCGTGTTTGATGGTGCAATGGGGACAAACCTCCAAGTTCAGAATCTCACGGCTGAGGACTTTGGGGGAGCGCAATATGAGGGCTGTAATGAGTATCTGGTGCAGACGAAACCGGAGGCCGTGGAGAAAGTCCATCGCGGGTTTTTGGAGGCGGGGGCGGATGTTATTGAAACAGACACCTTTGGAGGGACTCCCTTGGTGTTGGGAGAGTACGATTTAGCCCATTGTGCCTATGACCTCAACCGCAAGGCGGCAGAGTTGGGGAAACGCTTAACCCAAGAATATTCTACGCCAGAAAAACCCCGCTTTGTGGCCGGATCTATTGGGCCGGGGACGAAGTTACCGACCCTGGGACATATTGATTTTGATAGCCTGCGAGAGGCCTATATTGAACAGATTCGCGGCCTCTATGATGGGGGGGTGGATCTTCTATTAGTCGAAACTTGTCAGGATGTTTTACAAATTAAGGCGGCACTGAATGCCATTGAGGCAGTTTTTGCCGAAAAAGGGGAGCGTTTGCCCTTGATGGTTTCTGTCACTATGGAAGTGATGGGAACGATGTTAGTTGGGACGGAAATGGCCGCCGCCTTAGCGATTTTAGAACCCTATCCTATTGATATTTTGGGGCTAAATTGTGCCACAGGCCCCGAACAAATGAAGGAACATATTAAGTATTTGGCGGAAAATTCCCCCTTTATTGTTTCCTGTGTTCCTAATGCAGGTTTACCGGAAAATGTGGGCGGTCAAGCTCATTATCGCCTCACGCCGATGGAATTACGGATGGCCTTAATGCACTTTGTCGAAGATTTGGGGGTGCAAATTATTGGCGGTTGTTGTGGTACTCGACCGGAACATATTCAACAGTTGGCGGAGATGGCGCAGGGATTAACGCCGAAAGAACGCCGCCCCCATTATGAACCCTCGGCGGCCTCGATTTATAGCACCCAGCCCTATATTCAAGATAATTCCTTTTTGATTGTGGGGGAACGGTTAAATGCTAGTGGGTCGAAAAAGTGCCGCACGCTGTTGGATGAGGAGGACTGGGACGGTTTAATTTCCCTCGCGAAAGCCCAAGTTAAGGAAGGGGCGCATATTCTGGATGTCAATGTGGACTATGTGGGACGGGATGGCGAACGAGATATGCGAGAGTTGGCCTCGCGCTTGGTGAATAATGTCACGTTGCCCCTGATGTTGGACTCGACGGAATGGCAGAAGATGGAGGCGGGTCTAAAGGTGGCCGGGGGGAAATGTATCCTGAATTCGACCAACTATGAGGACGGGGAACCGCGCTTTTATCAGGTGTTGGATTTGGCCAAGCGCTATGGGGCGGGTGTAGTGGTCGGTACCATTGACGAGGAGGGGATGGCACGGACGGCTGATCAGAAATTTGCGATCGCCAAACGAGCCTATGATAGCGCCTTAGCCTATGGTATCCCCCCCCATGAACTCTTTTTTGACCCCCTCGCCCTGCCCATTTCCACTGGGATTGAAGAAGACCGGGAAAATGGCAAGGCGACCATTATTTCTATTGAAAAAATCCGCCAAGAATTGCCCCATTGTCACATCTTATTGGGAGTCTCTAACATTTCCTTCGGGTTAAATCCGGCCGCCCGTCAAGTGTTGAATTCAGTCTTTCTTCATGAAGCCATGCAGGTGGGTTTAGATGCGGCCATTGTCAGCGCCAGCAAGATTTTACCCTTAGCGAAAATTGACCCCGAACATCAAGAAGTTTGCCGGGATTTAATTTATGATCGGCGGAAGTTTGAGGGGGATGTATGCGTTTATGATCCCCTAACGAAATTAACAGACTTGTTTGCAGGGAAAAAAGCTAGTAAAGGGGAAGCGGTTGATGTTAATTTACCCATTGAAGAACGGCTAAAACGCCATATTATTGATGGGGAACGGTTAGGGTTAGAACCGGCTTTAGAGGAAGCCCTACAACAATATCCTCCCCTCGATATTATCAACGTTTTCCTCTTAGATGGGATGAAAGTTGTCGGGGAATTGTTCGGTTCAGGTCAGATGCAATTGCCCTTTGTTTTACAATCTGCCCAAACCATGAAAGCGGCTGTGGCTTATTTAGAACCCTTCATGGAAAAAGAAGAGGGAGAAAGTAATGCCAAGGGGACGTTTATCATTGCAACGGTCAAGGGAGATGTCCATGATATTGGCAAAAACCTAGTTGATATTATCTTGACCAACAATGGTTATAAAGTGATTAACTTAGGCATTAAACAGCCTGTGGAGAATATCCTACAAGCCTATGAGGAACACAAGGCGGACTGCATCGCCATGAGTGGATTGTTAGTTAAATCTACGGCTTTCATGAAGGATAACTTAGAAGTGTTTAATGAGCGAGGAATTACCGTTCCTGTGATTTTAGGCGGTGCTGCTTTAACGCCTAAATTTGTCTATGAAGATTGCAAGAATACCTATAACGGTAAAGTGGTTTATGGGAAAGATGCCTTTTCCGACTTGCACTTTATGGACAAACTAATGCCCGCCAAAAAAGCCGGGGGGTGGGATGATTTACAGGGCTTTTTAGCCGATTTTGCGGCAGAAAATCAAGTTTTCCAAGGTCGCAATGAGGGGAAAGAAGACGGGGGAGACAGTAGCAATGGCAAGGTGAAAAAAGATGAATCGGTGGTCATTGATACCCGCCGTTCAGAAGCGGTTGCGGTGGAAATAGACCGACCGACTCCTCCTTTCTGGGGGACTCGGTTGTTACAACCTAGTGAGTTATCCTTAGAGGAGATTTTCTGGTATTTAGACTTACAGGCGTTATTTGTGGGACAGTGGCAATTCCGCAAACCTAAAGACCAATCGCGGGAGGAATACGACGAGTTTTTAGCGGCGAAAGTTCACCCAATTTTAGCGGACTGGAAAGCGAAAATTCTCAAGGAGAATCTCCTCCATCCGACGGTGATTTATGGGTATTTCCCCTGTCAATCGGCGGGGAATACCCTATCTATTTATGACCCCAATAATCCCGAAGGGAAACAAGAAGTCGCGGCCTTTGAATTCCCCCGACAACGTTCCGGTCGTCGTCTCTGTATTGCGGACTTTTTCGCCCCCAAAGATTCGGGGATTATTGATGTTTTCCCCATGCAAGCGGTAACGATGGGGAATGTGGCCACAGAGTACGCTAAAACGCTGTTTGAGGGGGATGATTACACCAATTACCTCTATTATCACGGGATGGCGGTACAAACGGCCGAGGCGCTGGCTGAATGGACTCACGCTAAAATCCGCCGGGAGTTGGGATTTGGGGACTTAGAACCGGATAATATTCGAGACATCCTGCAACAACGTTATCAGGGTTCTCGTTACAGTTTTGGTTATCCGGCCTGTCCCAATATACAAGACCAGTATAAACAATTGACGTTGTTAGGGTGCGATCGCATTGGTTTATACATGGACGAAAGCGAACAATTGTATCCTGAACAATCCACTACGGCCATTATTACCTATCATCCCGTGGCGAAATACTTTAGCGCCTAG
- a CDS encoding filamentous hemagglutinin N-terminal domain-containing protein codes for MSSLKPLISLGASLCFLTLTPKPLQAQIIPDTTLGSENTTLTPQTPINGQLAEQIDGGAIRGVNLFHSFLEFNINDGQRVYFHNPTGITNIFSRVTGSHPSNILGTLGVDGNANLFLLNPNGIFFGPNAQLDINGSFLATTAHRLFFGDGLEFSATNPQPAPLLTVNLQPGLQYGDNPQGIITSRGILSVGENLTLAAPQLDIQGQLYAGQDLTLKALDTLKIRDTLTHPFIAVAEGKLTLQGDEKLDIFALNHPDSGLFSGQDMILRSANPVLGDAHYWSGGSFRVENLEQTPGDLHSPNDPIVYSLGDVLINEYTGTSLHILAGGRVNIANITITGPDATGNTINPITTPNLSTVTLSDGTTVQIDGTNRATVDIRAGMDTQFIGLPGIIGANFTTINGFAFPTVTNAEINIGNITINVPDSLVLLTNYYQTNPNLQGDITLLNGGVIKTSSTVGNGGDVFINSRNNINLNGLIDTASTVGNAGTVHAVAKNLLHVTQSINTNSTNGNGGLINLEGTELNISNSLNSSSLQGNGGHINLKSQGNLWVQGAISTASQAGRSGDVNIRANNNLTVNRNIQSSSTGLNSGNITLEAILGNITLNNALVNSNTFGAGQAGNLTVKAGQDVILNNQAELLAGTRSSGRGAVLNLDAQNLRIVNGSGLYSNTNNSGHAGTILLNIANTIDLDRGFIFVNTVGGTGNAGNLVINSQNFSAKNGSLVSAFSQGSGRGGDIVINASNSLQLTGNNGSSTGLFLGATNSGNAGNLSVSTPRLTLEEGASIYASTSGLGQAGNVTINASGFLRVIGTSPDGLLRSSLYADTFGGGNAGNFTIQSPLIEILNGGQISASTISQGNAGLLNVNGQNLTVAGQSNNGLASRLLFESQQAGNAGQLNINVSNVQVKDSGTISAITTNTGDGGRLTVNTDNFQVLNNGSVRFDSSGTRDAGQLAISTRQFTLDTGGQVSATTSGSGQGGILDVNAQDFVRVFNNARLSFDSSGTGDAGQLTISTRQFTLDTGGQVSATTSGSGQGGILGVNAQDFVKITGAGSRLNLASLGSGNARELNINTGDLTVENRGEISISGLGTGRAGDLNIKARSMFLNQQGNLLARTISGEGGNITLEVAENLILRYNSNILTEALGTGNGGNIFITAGGYVLAILSENSDIAATAIEGRGGNIFVRALGIFGFSNPGRLVRTPQSDLSASSTLGIDGITVLDVEPFQPEEQLPGQPNDPQIGTGCQVRRDGTTQDLTRSRFNITGRGGLAPSPTDALPGFMLSPSFIRRDVESDESQGLSELSTLQLLWQCQIKNSRIE; via the coding sequence ATGTCTTCCCTTAAACCCCTCATCAGTTTAGGTGCTAGTCTCTGTTTCCTCACCTTAACCCCCAAACCCCTACAAGCGCAAATCATCCCAGACACCACCCTAGGCAGCGAAAACACCACCCTCACCCCCCAAACACCCATCAACGGACAACTCGCTGAACAAATCGACGGAGGCGCTATCCGGGGAGTCAATCTCTTTCATAGTTTCCTTGAATTCAATATTAACGACGGACAGCGCGTTTACTTCCACAATCCCACCGGAATTACTAACATTTTTAGTCGCGTCACTGGCAGCCATCCCAGCAACATTTTAGGCACCCTTGGAGTAGACGGCAACGCCAACCTTTTCCTCCTCAATCCCAACGGGATTTTCTTTGGCCCCAACGCACAACTTGACATCAACGGGTCATTTTTAGCCACCACAGCCCATCGTTTATTCTTCGGGGATGGTTTAGAATTCAGTGCCACTAATCCCCAACCTGCACCCCTTTTAACCGTCAATCTTCAACCCGGATTACAGTATGGAGATAACCCCCAAGGTATTATCACCAGTCGCGGAATTTTATCCGTCGGCGAAAACCTCACCTTGGCCGCCCCACAACTCGATATTCAAGGACAACTCTATGCAGGTCAAGATTTAACCCTAAAAGCCCTCGATACCCTGAAAATTCGAGACACTTTGACCCACCCTTTCATTGCCGTTGCTGAGGGTAAATTAACCCTGCAAGGGGATGAAAAATTAGATATTTTTGCCCTCAATCATCCCGACAGTGGCTTATTTTCTGGTCAAGATATGATCTTACGCAGTGCCAATCCTGTCCTAGGAGATGCACACTACTGGAGTGGGGGGAGTTTTCGGGTCGAAAACCTAGAGCAAACTCCGGGAGATTTACACAGTCCCAATGATCCTATTGTCTACTCATTGGGGGATGTTTTAATCAACGAATATACTGGAACATCTCTCCATATTTTAGCCGGAGGTCGGGTTAATATTGCCAACATAACCATCACCGGCCCCGATGCCACAGGCAACACCATTAATCCCATCACTACCCCCAATTTAAGCACCGTTACCCTATCTGATGGGACAACAGTTCAAATCGATGGAACGAATCGCGCTACTGTGGATATTCGGGCAGGAATGGACACCCAATTTATCGGTCTTCCGGGAATTATAGGAGCTAATTTTACAACAATTAATGGCTTTGCTTTTCCCACCGTCACTAATGCGGAAATCAACATTGGCAACATTACCATTAATGTTCCCGATAGTTTAGTGTTACTCACCAATTATTATCAAACAAACCCCAACTTACAAGGAGATATTACCCTATTAAATGGGGGAGTAATTAAGACCAGTAGCACGGTGGGAAATGGGGGAGATGTTTTTATCAACTCTCGGAATAATATTAATCTAAATGGACTCATTGATACAGCGTCCACTGTTGGAAATGCCGGAACAGTCCATGCTGTTGCTAAAAACTTGCTCCACGTGACTCAATCCATTAATACTAACTCTACCAATGGCAATGGGGGATTGATTAACTTAGAGGGAACAGAACTGAATATTAGCAACTCATTGAATTCTAGTTCACTTCAAGGTAACGGGGGTCATATTAACTTAAAAAGTCAGGGCAATTTGTGGGTACAAGGCGCAATAAGCACTGCCTCCCAAGCTGGAAGAAGTGGTGATGTTAACATCAGAGCTAATAATAATTTAACCGTCAATCGGAATATACAATCCTCCTCTACAGGACTTAACTCAGGCAACATCACCCTTGAAGCTATTTTAGGGAATATTACCCTCAATAATGCCCTAGTGAATAGTAACACATTTGGAGCAGGTCAGGCCGGAAATTTGACCGTTAAAGCAGGTCAGGATGTCATTCTAAACAACCAAGCAGAACTCTTAGCTGGGACTCGTAGTTCTGGTCGGGGTGCTGTTTTAAACCTAGACGCTCAAAATTTGAGAATAGTTAATGGTTCAGGTTTGTATAGTAATACAAACAATTCAGGTCATGCTGGGACAATTTTACTTAACATTGCCAATACTATTGATTTAGACCGAGGCTTTATCTTTGTCAATACCGTTGGCGGAACAGGCAACGCGGGAAATTTAGTCATTAATAGTCAGAATTTTAGCGCAAAAAATGGCTCATTAGTTTCGGCTTTTAGTCAAGGCAGTGGGAGGGGAGGAGATATAGTTATTAATGCCTCTAACTCACTCCAATTAACGGGGAATAATGGGAGTTCTACTGGTTTATTTTTAGGGGCGACTAATTCAGGGAATGCAGGTAACTTATCAGTATCTACTCCTCGCTTAACTCTTGAAGAGGGGGCGAGTATCTATGCTTCTACATCCGGTTTAGGACAAGCAGGAAATGTCACAATTAACGCATCAGGTTTTTTGCGCGTCATCGGGACATCACCCGATGGATTGCTTCGGAGTTCTTTATATGCCGATACTTTTGGGGGTGGGAATGCGGGTAATTTTACCATCCAATCTCCTTTAATTGAAATCTTAAATGGGGGTCAAATTTCAGCCTCAACTATCAGTCAAGGTAATGCGGGTTTACTTAATGTAAATGGTCAAAATCTAACGGTTGCTGGACAAAGTAATAATGGTTTAGCCAGTCGGTTACTTTTTGAATCCCAACAAGCAGGCAATGCAGGTCAGTTAAATATTAATGTCTCTAATGTACAGGTCAAAGATAGTGGGACTATTTCAGCCATTACCACTAATACGGGGGATGGAGGACGCTTAACGGTAAATACTGATAACTTCCAAGTGTTGAATAATGGTTCTGTCCGTTTTGATAGTAGTGGAACGCGGGATGCGGGTCAGTTGGCAATTAGTACGCGGCAGTTTACTTTAGACACAGGAGGACAGGTTTCTGCAACAACTTCTGGCAGTGGTCAGGGGGGAATTTTAGACGTTAATGCTCAGGATTTTGTGCGGGTTTTCAATAATGCTCGTTTAAGTTTTGATAGTAGTGGAACAGGAGATGCGGGTCAGTTAACGATTAGTACGCGGCAGTTTACTTTAGACACAGGAGGACAGGTTTCTGCAACAACTTCTGGCAGTGGTCAAGGGGGAATTTTAGGCGTTAATGCTCAGGATTTTGTTAAGATTACTGGAGCAGGAAGTCGTTTAAATTTAGCCAGTTTAGGGTCAGGAAATGCACGAGAGCTAAATATAAACACGGGAGATTTAACGGTTGAAAATCGGGGCGAAATTTCTATTAGTGGATTGGGGACAGGTCGGGCAGGAGATTTGAATATTAAAGCGCGCTCTATGTTTCTCAATCAACAAGGGAATTTATTAGCGAGAACGATTTCTGGGGAAGGGGGAAATATCACCTTAGAAGTCGCTGAAAATCTGATTTTACGTTACAATAGTAATATTTTAACCGAGGCATTAGGAACAGGAAATGGGGGGAATATTTTTATCACGGCTGGGGGATATGTTCTAGCTATTTTGTCTGAAAATAGCGATATTGCGGCGACGGCAATTGAGGGACGAGGGGGTAATATTTTCGTCCGAGCGTTAGGTATTTTTGGCTTTAGTAATCCGGGGCGATTGGTCCGAACACCACAGAGCGATTTAAGCGCCAGTTCTACTTTAGGAATTGATGGGATAACTGTGTTAGATGTAGAGCCATTTCAACCGGAGGAACAGCTACCGGGACAGCCTAATGATCCTCAAATTGGCACAGGATGTCAAGTCCGACGGGATGGCACGACTCAAGATTTAACCCGTAGTCGTTTTAACATTACTGGAAGGGGAGGTTTAGCTCCCTCTCCGACTGATGCGTTACCGGGTTTTATGCTTTCCCCGTCCTTTATCCGTCGAGATGTGGAGTCTGATGAGAGTCAGGGTTTATCGGAGTTATCGACTCTTCAATTATTATGGCAGTGTCAGATTAAGAATTCTAGGATAGAATAA
- a CDS encoding XDD3 family exosortase-dependent surface protein, with the protein MKTKHWMGVATTTLGLTLSAASSSLAATLHNGWFYTIDPSYDSYGTVNGNVQVGGTIYEDYGMAIKEDSETGLIWVALNTNTPLEGNVTGERLCLNNGTCFPVRNNSIASGDLFFDFSGTGNYQAAFDSGLMYGVRFTPYNDSLVDVGVYANVTGYHVGRYNAGFWNLGSYNAYAKERGNLGNLDTWMGDLRWNDPYFDPYTSQGLMPNVIGSGERIGDVTLRSQQELEEAGFDPSFFFELGSNIMGFSFQKPLEWTGNFIATLLKECLNDGMALLGSFNPPPPEPDPIIDDGCAVTLGELKALAPDEIDGSWKIFYDVLSHQWYDPPAYTGFEFTTIGGTQFKQILDFPCGIAAEDTFSIIVPNINGQTEVVTLNSLKPGDRVDFVELFGQPISTFTAVGVIDLANTSRPFSLQLGLDSEIGSFKIRMIEDLKGLPDYVDLPKLLLPPVPVENDSEKAPEPTVLLGLITVGFLGTKLKKRVQ; encoded by the coding sequence ATGAAAACAAAACATTGGATGGGTGTCGCTACCACCACCCTCGGTTTAACCCTCAGTGCTGCCTCCAGCAGTCTCGCTGCAACCCTTCACAACGGTTGGTTTTATACCATTGACCCCAGCTATGATAGTTATGGAACAGTCAATGGTAACGTTCAAGTTGGGGGAACAATTTATGAAGACTATGGCATGGCCATTAAAGAAGATTCCGAAACAGGTTTAATTTGGGTTGCACTCAACACAAACACCCCCTTAGAAGGTAACGTTACCGGAGAACGACTCTGTTTAAATAACGGTACTTGTTTCCCTGTTCGCAACAACAGCATTGCGTCCGGTGACTTATTCTTTGACTTCTCTGGCACCGGAAACTATCAAGCGGCTTTTGACTCTGGTTTAATGTATGGTGTTCGTTTCACACCTTATAATGATTCCCTCGTTGATGTGGGAGTTTATGCCAATGTTACCGGATATCATGTCGGAAGATATAACGCAGGTTTCTGGAATTTAGGCAGCTATAATGCCTATGCTAAAGAACGAGGTAACTTAGGAAATCTTGATACTTGGATGGGAGATTTACGCTGGAACGATCCTTACTTTGATCCTTATACCAGTCAAGGTTTGATGCCTAATGTGATTGGCAGTGGAGAAAGAATCGGAGATGTCACCTTGCGCAGTCAACAAGAACTTGAAGAAGCAGGATTTGATCCGAGTTTCTTTTTTGAACTAGGCAGTAATATTATGGGGTTTAGCTTCCAAAAGCCCCTAGAATGGACGGGGAATTTTATCGCTACTCTCTTAAAAGAATGTCTCAATGATGGAATGGCTCTCCTCGGTTCTTTTAACCCACCTCCTCCCGAACCTGACCCCATTATTGATGATGGATGTGCCGTTACATTAGGGGAACTTAAAGCCTTAGCACCGGATGAAATTGATGGCAGTTGGAAAATTTTCTACGATGTTTTATCCCATCAATGGTATGATCCCCCAGCTTATACAGGCTTTGAATTTACAACCATTGGGGGAACACAATTTAAACAAATTTTGGACTTTCCTTGTGGAATTGCTGCCGAAGATACGTTTAGCATTATTGTCCCCAATATCAACGGTCAAACTGAAGTCGTTACACTGAATAGCTTAAAACCCGGAGATCGAGTAGATTTTGTTGAACTCTTCGGGCAACCGATTAGTACCTTTACAGCCGTTGGAGTGATTGACTTAGCCAATACATCTCGACCTTTCTCTTTACAATTAGGTTTAGATTCAGAAATTGGCAGTTTTAAAATACGGATGATTGAGGATTTAAAAGGTTTACCAGACTATGTAGACTTACCTAAACTTCTCTTACCTCCGGTACCGGTAGAAAATGACAGCGAAAAAGCACCTGAACCGACTGTTCTTTTAGGTTTAATTACAGTGGGTTTCCTCGGAACAAAACTAAAAAAACGGGTTCAATAG